The Dunckerocampus dactyliophorus isolate RoL2022-P2 chromosome 1, RoL_Ddac_1.1, whole genome shotgun sequence genome has a segment encoding these proteins:
- the LOC129180948 gene encoding Krueppel-like factor 15 isoform X2, with the protein MVDHLPFGEKTFLYYTGSSACDRSSSGRVPPGVMVTDTCVYHPLHPYQGVSSSPGLSEDDLSISSSPRSSLCSSPESLSSSSSPETHTHVSSSGGESQDSLLDLLLSQGMTTSTSSLSLPPSSSPAAPLLPMGLTWESKRDQRLGLLQHHAKEDYYEFPVFLDELQDPAALLFQPTLEEIEEFLEENMMVAIEKEDEGSDEAMSPTAEDSEAESAKTIPREVLQNLDQTVPGALSPPSYRETKQARHASNLDSTVDTSYSGVDGIKQEDCGSPAASREGTSAASSVPVILQIHPIQIKQEAHPGAVSDPQTQEAHPQKGASDIKIAQLLVNIQGQTFALVPQLLSPANITSSSKASSKFVRIAPVPIAAKPMGLGEGGLGGGSAAGVLSSGQRYQKSAVADLIKMHKCSFPGCNKMYTKSSHLKAHLRRHTGEKPFACTWPGCGWS; encoded by the coding sequence ATGGTGGATCACTTACCTTTTGGTGAGAAGACCTTCCTGTACTACACTGGCTCATCTGCGTGTGACCGCAGCAGCAGCGGGCGAGTGCCACCGGGTGTCATGGTGACCGACACATGCGTCTACCACCCCCTCCACCCTTACCAAGGGGTGTCTTCATCGCCGGGGCTCTCCGAGGACGACCTCAGCATCTCCTCAAGCCCTCGGTCGTCGCTGTGCTCCAGCCCAGAGTCCTTGTCTTCCTCGTCCTCGCCCGAAACCCACACCCATGTCAGCTCTTCAGGGGGCGAGAGTCAAGACAGCCTGTTGGACCTCCTCCTCTCACAGGGAATGACAACCTCTACCAGCTCGCTATCCTTaccaccttcttcctctcctgctGCCCCACTTTTACCCATGGGCCTCACTTGGGAATCCAAGAGGGATCAGAGGTTGGGTCTCCTCCAGCATCATGCCAAAGAGGACTACTACGAGTTCCCAGTATTCCTGGATGAGTTGCAGGATCCGGCGGCACTCCTCTTCCAGCCCACACTGGAGGAGATCGAAGAGTTTTTGGAGGAGAACATGATGGTGGCCATTGAGAAGGAAGATGAGGGAAGCGACGAAGCAATGTCGCCAACGGCGGAGGATTCAGAGGCCGAAAGTGCAAAGACGATACCAAGGGAGGTGTTGCAGAACTTGGATCAGACTGTACCTGGGGCTCTTTCTCCTCCGTCCTACCGAGAGACCAAACAGGCACGACATGCATCCAACCTGGACTCAACAGTAGATACTAGCTACAGTGGAGTGGATGGGATCAAGCAGGAAGACTGTGGATCTCCAGCAGCCTCAAGAGAAGGCACCAGTGCTGCCTCCAGTGTGCCAGTCATCCTCCAAATCCACCCCATACAGATCAAACAAGAGGCTCACCCAGGCGCTGTCTCGGACCCTCAAACTCAGGAAGCTCACCCTCAGAAGGGTGCATCAGATATCAAGATCGCCCAGCTCCTGGTCAACATCCAGGGCCAAACCTTCGCCTTGGTGCCTCAGCTGCTTTCCCCAGCAAACATTACCTCCAGCAGCAAAGCATCCTCCAAATTTGTACGGATTGCGCCGGTCCCCATCGCTGCCAAACCCATGGGGCTCGGGGAAGGTGGATTAGGCGGCGGGTCGGCTGCTGGGGTCCTCAGCAGTGGTCAGAGGTACCAGAAGAGTGCGGTGGCAGACCTTATTAAAATGCACAAGTGCTCTTTTCCGGGCTGTAATAAGATGTACACCAAAAGCAGTCACCTCAAAGCTCACCTAAGGAGGCACACAGGAGAGAAGCCTTTCGCATGCACGTGGCCTGGCTGTGGATGGAG